GCCATTTCTCGACTACCTTGCGCGAAGCTCCTTCCTGCTGCAGCGCGGGAGGTTTGTCGCCGACGTCCTGTACTACTATGGCGATGGCGGGATGAATTTTGTCGGCCCGAGAAGAAATCGCCGGTCCCTGGGCCCGGGCTATGACTATGACGTCACGAATGCCGACGTAATCCTGCATCGGCTCAGCGTTCGCGACGGGCGGATCACCCTTCCGGATGGCACCAGTTACGCGGTGCTTGTTCTTCCGGAGTCCGACGCGATCCACCCCCCGGTGCTGGAGAAGCTCAATGAATTGGTCCGGGCAGGAGCAGTCATCATCGGACCGCGTCCGACGCGGGCGACGGGTCTGCAGAACTATCCGGAGAGCGATCGCCGGGTGCGGGAGCTGTCGGCGGAGGTCTGGGGCGAACTGGATGGACGGCAAAGGACCGGGCGGAAACTGGGCAGGGGCAGTGTCCATTGGGGGGTTCCGGAACATCAGGTGCTCAGTGAACTTGGCCTTTCACCCGATTTCATTGCGCCCGATACGCTCGACTTCACGCATCGTCGGGATGGCTCGGACGACATCTATTTTGTGCGCAACAAGACCGATGGTCCGGTGAGCGCGACGGTCTCGTTCAGAGTCGCCGGACGCATCGCGGAATTCTGGGATCCGATCAATGGTGCGGTGCGGCGCCTGCATGCGGTTTCCGGGGATCGCGATCGCATGGACATTTCGCTTTCCTTCGCTGCGCGTGGCTCAGGATTTGTGATTTTCAGGGCGAAGGGCACCCCGGGTGTCAGGGACGTCGCCGCTGCGGTCGCAGCACCTGCGACTGGAAGGACGCTGTGGCTCGACGAGGGATGGAGTGTTGAATTCTCGTCTCCCCTGGGGTCTCCAGGACGAATTGAACTTTCACGCGCTGAGCCCTGGACGAGACAGAAGGATCCTGCGCTGCATTATTTCTCGGGCTCCGGAAAGTATCGCCGCACGGTGATGCTTCCGGATGGATGGCGGGAGGGTGCGTCACGCGTTGAACTCGAGCTCGGCCGACTGTGGGCGATTGGAGAGGTCTGGATCAACGGTGTGTCGCAGGGAGTGGTCTGGACGCACCCGTTCAGCGTTGATTGCACGCACGCACTGAAGGATGGCGAAAACGAGATTGTCATCGAGGTGATTGGAACCTGGCACAATCGCCTGGTTGGAGAGGCCAGGGGTGAACTGCCGAGCCTGACGAGAACCAACATCAGTGTTTCACAGCGAAAACCGTGGAAGGAGCTCGATGTCATCGAAGCCGGACTGTTCGGCCCAGTGCGGCTTGTGGCCTATTGATGGAGGGTCGGGCTATGCTGCCGTGCCGGCACCGAACGCAATGATCACGATTTCCACGGGTGCGAGCCCCGCCACCCGCGGTCCATTTTACTTATGAACCCACACAGCCTCAAAGTCATGAAATCTAATTCGACCCCGTTGCGCGTGAGCGCCTTGTTGCTCCTTGCCTGTGCAGCGGCCGTCGCCGCGGAGCCGCAGCTTCCCGAGCAGTACCGCGAGCCCTTCTCGCGCTCCTTCCCGATTCGCGAGGAGCAGCAGCTGCAGGTCAAATCGTATGCCGACAAGCTCCTGGAGGAAAAGGCGAAGGAGGCGATGGAGCGCGTGAAGCCCGACTTTTCGAATGCAAAGGCCTACGAGGCGTCCCTGGCTCCCTACCGCGCCTTCCTCCAGGCCCAGTTCGGCACGCCGCCTCCTGGGGCGAAGCCGGGAAACATCAGGCGATTCGAGCGGGTTGGTGAGGATCGCCACAGCGTCATTTATCGCGTCTGGATCGAGGTGGTCGACGGCGTCGACACCTATGGCATCTACATGGTGCCGAAGAAGCGACTCCCCAAGGCGCCGCTGCTCATTGCGCAGCATGGCGGTGGTGGAACTCCGGAGGCGATCTGTGACCTCGATACGCGGGCCAACTACACGCATTTTGGATTCGAGGCGGTGAAGCGCGGCTACATTGTCTGGGCCCCGGCGCTGGCGATGCACTGCAGCTATTGCGGCGACCCGGTCATTCCGGGCGTCGCGCGTGAGGAACTCGATCGCAAACTTAAGCTGGTGGGCACGAGCATTGTCGGGCTCGAATTGTACAAGATCATTGAAAGCACGCGCACGCTGATGAGGACGCGCGAAGAGATCGACACCGACCGCGTGGGCATGACGGGTTTGTCCTGGGGTGGCTTCTACACGATGTATGCCTCGGCGTTGAATCCCTTCATCAAGGTCGCCGTGCCCTCCGGCTATTTGAAGGACTATGCGATGACTTTGAAACGCTCGGCGGAAGGCACTGCGCGCCCACCCGAGCGCGAAACCGTCGGCGGTCTGGGTGGTTTCCAGGCGATGGCGCTCATCTGCCCCAGGCCCTGCATGCTCCAGCTGGGCAGGGCGGACACGGTCATCAATTTTGCTGAAGCCGGGCCCGAGGTTGAGCGGACGAGAAGCTTTTATGAGAAGCTCGGTCTCGCGGACCGTTTTCAGTTCAATGTCCATGAAGGCGGCCATGTTTATGAAACGACGGCCGTGCTTGATTTTTTTGACCGGCATCTCTGAAAGGCCGCCCGGGAGTCACGGTGAAACGACGGTTGCCGTGCGTTTCAGCCCCGTGAATTCCGTGGCTCGCATTGGGATGAAGCACCAATCGCAAAAGTTGAAGAATCCAGTGAATCGCAACCCCGACCACTCATGAAAACCTCCAGAAAGCTGTTCTCCGCGTGCGCAGTGTTCGTCGCGCTCGCCGCAAGTGCCGGTCTTGCCCGTCCTCCCGAGTTTGAAGTCATCGTGAGAAAGGATGTGATGGTCCCGATGCGCGATGGCGTGAGGCTCGCCACTGATCTCTACCTGCCCGCCAGGGGCGGAATTCCAGCTGACGGCAGGTTCCCCGTCGTTCTCACCCGCACGCCGTACGACAAGTCGGAAACCGCCTGGACACCGCTCAATGAAATCGGGCCCTACTACGCGTCGCGCGGTTATGTGTTTGTCGCCCAGGACACGCGGGGGCGCTTTGCGTCGGAAGGGGAGTGGCACATGCTGACGGACGACGGCAGGGACGGCTGGGATTGCGCCGCGTGGATCGCCCGGCAATCCTGGTCGGACGGAAAGATCGGCATGTTTGGAACGTCGTATGTCGGCGGCACGCAGCATGCGATGGCTCTGGAGAAGGTGCCGCAGCTCACGACCGTCATTCCGGTGGATGCGATGTCGAACATCGGCCGTCAGAGCCTGCGCAATGCCGGCGCGTTCGAGATGCGCTTCTGGAACTGGATCATGACCAAGGTCACCAAGGGCAGCCGTGCGGGCCGCGATCCAGGCACGGCCGCCGAGCTCATGGAGCTCTCCGGGCAGCGATTCAACTACCTCAAGCACCTGCCCATCCGGCCGGGCACGACGCCGCTTCAGCTTGCACCGGAGTACGAGGACTGGCTCGTCCAGGCGATGAGGCATGGCGCCGACGATTCGTTCTGGGCGCAGAACAACATCCTCGCGGATCCGAAGCGCTACAAGGACATGCCCGTCTACCTGGTGGGCGGCTGGTACGATTCCTGGGGTGGGAACACGACCGCCAACTTCACTGCGCTGAGTCAGGCGATCAAGGGGCCGGTCTATCTCATCATGGGACCGTGGATCCACGGCGATCAGGGAAAGTCGGCGCATGGGCAGGCCAGCTTCGGCGCGGATGCCGCGATTCCCGATCCGCTGGCCTGGAGGCTCGAGTGGTATGATCACTGGCTGAAGGGTATCGAAAACTCGGTCGGTCGTTCGGCGCCGTTTGCCACAAACGTGCGGATTTTTGTCATGGGCACGGGTGATGGCCGGAAGACTGCGTCGGGGCTGCTTAACCACGGCGGCTACTGGCGCAACGAAAGGGAATGGCCGCTGGCCCGCACGCGCTACACGCCCTACTATTTTCAACCGGGAGGGGAGCTCTCCACCACGAAGCCGGCGTCAAAGGCTGGAGGCACGAGCTTCCAGTTTGATCCGCGGGACCCCGTGCCGACGCTCGGAGGTCCGATCTCCTCGGGCGACGACATCATGCAGCAGGGCGCGTGGGACCAGCGGGGCGGGCCGCAGTTCTGGAACTGGCCGAATCCGCTTCCTATCTCGGCGCGCAACGACGTCCTGGTTTTCCGCACCGCTCCGCTCGAGGCCGACGTTGAGGTCACCGGGGAGATCGAGGTGAAGTTCTGGGCGTCGTCGTCCGCTGTGGACACGGATTTCACGGCGAAGCTGATCGATGTGTATCCACCGAGTGGTGACTTCCCGCACGGTTTTGATCTCAACATTGGCGACGGCATCGTGCGCGCGCGCTTTCGCGACTCGCTGAAGGAGGAGAAGCTGATGGAGCCCGGCAAAGTCTATCCCTTCACTCTCAGGATCTATCCGACATCGAACGTCTTCAAGAAGGGCCACCGCATCCGCGTGGACATTTCGAGCAGCAATTTCCCGCGCTTTGACGTGAATCCCAACACTGGGGAGCCGCTTGCGGACAATCGCCGCGTGGTGATCGCCACCAACACACTGGTGCACGATCGTTCGCATCCCTCGCACATTGTTCTGCCGGTCATTCCCGCCGCGCAGTAAGAGGTGCTCTCCTTCGGAGCCTCCGCGTCGGCGGGAGGCTGCAATCGGTGCGCCATCCGACGGGATGCAGCACTGGCGAAGATTCCCACAATCGCGTTTCGAATTGACCTAGCTCAAGGCGGAAATCCGAAAAGCGATTATAGTGGGAGTCTTCCCATCCATCATGAGTACATCACCGCAAGACAGGAATTCCTCGAAAATCACGCCCGAGAGCATGGTAGGTCACATAGTGGCCGCCCGGCCGCTGCTGTCCGGAGTTTTTGAGCGCGTTGGCATCGACTTTTGCTGCGGCGGCAGGATCACCCTTGCAGCGGCGTGCGCCAAGCGCGGGCTGGATGTGAACACGTTCATTGCGGTGCTGGAGGCGGTGCCCGCCGCAGCCACGACGGCGACCGATGCGGCGGCGATGTCGCTGAGCGCGCTCGCGGATCACATCGAGGGCACGCATCATTCGTTCACCAAGGAGGAACTCCCGGTTCTCGTGGAGCAGGCGCAGCGCGTCGCCATGAAGCACTCGGGCCGTGACGCGCGGCTGACCGAGGTGGCGCAGACCGTTCATGACATGGCGCGTGAAATGTTCGAGCACATGGCCAAGGAGGAGGAGGTGCTTTTCCCGCTGGTTCGTGCGCTTGACCAGAATGGCGAGTTGCCCAGCAGGCGCGGTTCGATCGCCGATCCGATCTCGGAGATGGAGGCGGAGCATCAGGAAACCGGGGCGGCGCTTGAACGTCTGCGCACCCTGACGGACAATTTCACTCCGGATTCCGAGTCGTGCAACACGCACCGCGCGCTGCTGGCGGGGCTCGCGCGTTTTGAGGAGGATCTCCACCTGCACGTGCACAAGGAGAACAACATCCTTTTCCCGAGGGCGCTCGCACGCCTGCCGGCGAACGTCTAGCTTGAGCGGTTTCGCGCGCGCCGACTCGTGGGTCGACAGGGCGGAAGGGCTTCGATGGGTGTCAGTTGTTCACGGAGAGGTTTTTCTCGAAATCTGGCGCTGTTCCCTTAACCCTGCTGCGGCATGCGCATCTTGGTCACCGGCGGCGCCGGATTCCTGGGCTCTCATCTTTGCGATCGTCTGCTCCGTGACGGGCATGAGGTCATCTGCCTCGACAATTTCTTCACGGGGCGGAAGGGGAACATCACCCACTTGCTGGCAAATCCGTTTTTCGAACTGGTGCGCCACGATGTGATCGATCCCTTCAAGGTCGAGGTCGACCAGATCTACAATCTGGCGTGTCCGGCGTCACCGCCGCACTACCAGTACAATCCCATCAAGACCACCAAGACCTCGGTCATGGGCGCGATCAACTGCCTCGGCCTGGCCAAGCGGTTGAAGGCGCGTGTCTTTCAGGCGAGCACAAGCGAGGTCTATGGTGATCCCCACGTCCATCCGCAGCCGGAAGCCTATTGGGGCAATGTCAATCCGATCGGCCGTCGCTCATGCTACGATGAAGGCAAACGATGCGCGGAGACCCTGTTCTTCGACTACCATCGTGAGAACAAGGTCGATATCCGGGTGGCGCGGA
This window of the Opitutaceae bacterium genome carries:
- a CDS encoding GDP-mannose 4,6-dehydratase produces the protein MRILVTGGAGFLGSHLCDRLLRDGHEVICLDNFFTGRKGNITHLLANPFFELVRHDVIDPFKVEVDQIYNLACPASPPHYQYNPIKTTKTSVMGAINCLGLAKRLKARVFQASTSEVYGDPHVHPQPEAYWGNVNPIGRRSCYDEGKRCAETLFFDYHRENKVDIRVAR
- the ric gene encoding iron-sulfur cluster repair di-iron protein, yielding MSTSPQDRNSSKITPESMVGHIVAARPLLSGVFERVGIDFCCGGRITLAAACAKRGLDVNTFIAVLEAVPAAATTATDAAAMSLSALADHIEGTHHSFTKEELPVLVEQAQRVAMKHSGRDARLTEVAQTVHDMAREMFEHMAKEEEVLFPLVRALDQNGELPSRRGSIADPISEMEAEHQETGAALERLRTLTDNFTPDSESCNTHRALLAGLARFEEDLHLHVHKENNILFPRALARLPANV
- a CDS encoding acetylxylan esterase, encoding MKSNSTPLRVSALLLLACAAAVAAEPQLPEQYREPFSRSFPIREEQQLQVKSYADKLLEEKAKEAMERVKPDFSNAKAYEASLAPYRAFLQAQFGTPPPGAKPGNIRRFERVGEDRHSVIYRVWIEVVDGVDTYGIYMVPKKRLPKAPLLIAQHGGGGTPEAICDLDTRANYTHFGFEAVKRGYIVWAPALAMHCSYCGDPVIPGVAREELDRKLKLVGTSIVGLELYKIIESTRTLMRTREEIDTDRVGMTGLSWGGFYTMYASALNPFIKVAVPSGYLKDYAMTLKRSAEGTARPPERETVGGLGGFQAMALICPRPCMLQLGRADTVINFAEAGPEVERTRSFYEKLGLADRFQFNVHEGGHVYETTAVLDFFDRHL
- a CDS encoding CocE/NonD family hydrolase encodes the protein MKTSRKLFSACAVFVALAASAGLARPPEFEVIVRKDVMVPMRDGVRLATDLYLPARGGIPADGRFPVVLTRTPYDKSETAWTPLNEIGPYYASRGYVFVAQDTRGRFASEGEWHMLTDDGRDGWDCAAWIARQSWSDGKIGMFGTSYVGGTQHAMALEKVPQLTTVIPVDAMSNIGRQSLRNAGAFEMRFWNWIMTKVTKGSRAGRDPGTAAELMELSGQRFNYLKHLPIRPGTTPLQLAPEYEDWLVQAMRHGADDSFWAQNNILADPKRYKDMPVYLVGGWYDSWGGNTTANFTALSQAIKGPVYLIMGPWIHGDQGKSAHGQASFGADAAIPDPLAWRLEWYDHWLKGIENSVGRSAPFATNVRIFVMGTGDGRKTASGLLNHGGYWRNEREWPLARTRYTPYYFQPGGELSTTKPASKAGGTSFQFDPRDPVPTLGGPISSGDDIMQQGAWDQRGGPQFWNWPNPLPISARNDVLVFRTAPLEADVEVTGEIEVKFWASSSAVDTDFTAKLIDVYPPSGDFPHGFDLNIGDGIVRARFRDSLKEEKLMEPGKVYPFTLRIYPTSNVFKKGHRIRVDISSSNFPRFDVNPNTGEPLADNRRVVIATNTLVHDRSHPSHIVLPVIPAAQ